A genomic stretch from Hemitrygon akajei chromosome 10, sHemAka1.3, whole genome shotgun sequence includes:
- the LOC140734832 gene encoding uncharacterized protein, producing MICWHSQSLPLLLLLMLTIHQGLSNQLACNYSTIVDCIIDVKAALAKGMKSLDLIHKRSKEECLEECCNGLPTKSRGYPCNFVTFHPTNKSSSNCYLFYCSEKDACPTIRLPGYNSYIIENDQTNVEILNTATKNSQSREKSSNNGIPIDIKTSAPGLTLSRRTINIFPLTTIQSRVKQPMMATTFKAPMILFSTSTKTTSSITQLPVKTTSSVTTKESTATSTPQNGLLLTFAKMVPTTVFPIIRPTQTRTAALPTVPSVTSMLTGTVLPTTTQAITTITTKPLATTTLQTTSTIQPTMITAPPSTVETTSSQAMTTTILTNQPTATTLPITTDQPTTATLPITTDQPTTATLPITTDQPTTATLPITTDQPTATTLPITTDQPTTATLPITTDQPTATTLPVTTNQPTTTPLPTTTLATTTNEPTTTATLPTTTYQPTTTTTLPTTLQTTPIPTTMTTTFPTTTAQPSMHTTPLIHQTSTTTPPTSLQTSTAQLKTALPETRPMATITTVLARKLNPTVTQQPAESRNSAAKTPFFRIITAVSNNGDTNKKDDEEKDPRQNFGGQNESAGKFGDSQMEIKGGLITALLFGLLFLTIVIVILSKQVIESYRRRHYTKMDFVMNGIYVDA from the exons ATGATTTGTTGGCATAGTCAATCACTTCCACTGCTGCTGTTGTTGATGCTCACGATCCATCAGGGTCTATCAAATCAGCTTGCATGCAATTATTCAACCATTGTGGATTGTATAATCGATGTAAAAGCTGCTCTAGCGAAAGGGATGAAGAGCTTGGACCTAATTCATAAGCGTTCAAAGGAGGAGTGCCTTGAGGAGTGCTGTAATGGCctacctacaaaaagta gAGGGTACCCTTGCAATTTTGTGACATTTCATCCCACAAACAAATCTTCTTCAAATTGCTATCTTTTTTATTGTTCTGAAAAAGATGCTTGTCCAACGATTCGTTTACCTGGATACAACAGCTACATTATTGAAAATG ATCAAACAAATgtggaaatattaaatacagcAACAAAGAATTCCCAGAGCAGAGAAAAATCTTCAAATAATGGAATTCCAATTGATATCAAAACTTCAGCACCTGGTCTTACATTGAGTCGAAGAACAATCAACATTTTCCCACTGACCACCATTCAGTCAAGAGTCAAGCAACCAATGATGGCCACCACTTTCAAAGCACCCATGATTCTGTTCTCAACTTCCACTAAAACTACATCTTCCATTACACAGTTACCTGTGAAGACAACTTCTTCAGTGACAACTAAAGAGTCAACAGCAACCAGCACCCCCCAAAATGGCCTCTTACTGACATTTGCCAAGATGGTGCCAACCACTGTTTTCCCAATAATTCGACCAACACAGACAAGAACGGCTGCCCTCCCCACGGTTCCATCAGTAACTTCTATGTTAACAGGAACTGTCTTGCCAACCACAACCCAGGCAATAACTACCATCACGACTAAACCACTTGCAACCACTACCCTTCAAACCACCTCCACTATTCAACCTACAATGATCACTGCTCCTCCATCCACTGTTGAAACCACCTCATCTCAAGCTATGACCACTACCATCCTGACCAATCAGCCTACAGCCACTACCCTGCCAATCACCACCGACCAACCTACAACCGCTACCCTGCCAATCACCACCGACCAACCTACAACCGCTACCCTGCCAATCACCACCGACCAACCTACAACCGCTACCCTGCCAATCACCACCGACCAACCTACAGCCACTACCCTGCCAATCACCACCGACCAACCTACAACCGCTACCCTGCCAATCACCACCGACCAACCTACAGCCACTACCCTGCCAGTCACCACCAACCAACCTACAACGACTCCCCTCCCAACCACTACCCTCGCAACGACCACCAATGAACCTACCACAACAGCCACCCTCCCAACCACTACCTATCAACCTACAACAACCACTACCCTCCCAACCACCCTACAAACCACTCCAATTCCAACTACAATGACCACTACTTTCCCAACCACAACAGCTCAACCATCCATGCATACTACTCCTCTGATCCATCAAACCAGCACCACCACTCCCCCAACCAGTCTGCAAACCTCTACTGCACAGTTGAAAACTGCTCTCCCAGAAACACGACCAATGGCCACCATCACCACTGTCTTGGCAAGAAAGTTGAATCCAACTGTAACTCAGCAACCCGCTGAATCCAGAAACTCAGCTGCTAAAACTCCATTCTTTCGAATCATAACTGCAGTGTCAAACAATGGAGATACTAATAAAAAGGATGATGAGGAAAAAGACCCCAGGCAAAATTTTGGAGGTCAGAATGAATCAGCAGGAAAATTTGGAGATTCACAAATGGAAATCAAAGGCGGACTGATTACAGCTTTATTGTTTGGATTGTTATTTCTAACAATAGTGATTGTAATATTAAGTAAACAGGTAATTGAATCCTACAGAAGAAGGCACTATACTAAGATGGATTTTGTAATGAATGGAATATATGTAGATGCATGA